The following coding sequences are from one Luteolibacter yonseiensis window:
- a CDS encoding glycoside hydrolase family 76 protein gives MKATSASDRNPMTIRTRLACGIAMALGTLTCGLAQAFTTADADTIFEAHTKAFYRVENGKGWHLKTTEGGRKADFWMQAEMLEMVLDVHVRTKSKKQLEMFDELFHGFIAQHGRTWEKNDFNDDIMWMVIACARAHLATGNEEYLAVAKENFDLCYARAISKDLGGGLWWKTDNKSKNACVNGPGAIAAFLLGLATKDTSYTTKARELFLWERETLFDKRTGRIFDSIEKNGKVHNFALTYNQGTFVGAANLLGYNDEARLAAKFTMEKLCRDGYLPASGENGDGGGFNGIGVRWIARFMKDQREQATFEPWLQKNAEAAWQARRTEDNLSWCAWPKPTPPGPRHAWGCSNAVVIMQTVHPPEPEKKQ, from the coding sequence ATGAAAGCGACATCCGCATCCGACCGGAACCCGATGACAATCCGAACGCGCCTGGCCTGCGGGATCGCCATGGCACTCGGCACATTGACCTGCGGCCTCGCCCAGGCATTCACCACCGCGGATGCGGACACGATTTTCGAGGCCCACACCAAGGCGTTCTACCGGGTGGAAAACGGCAAGGGCTGGCATCTCAAGACGACCGAGGGCGGAAGGAAGGCGGACTTCTGGATGCAGGCGGAGATGCTGGAGATGGTGCTCGACGTCCATGTGCGGACGAAGAGCAAGAAACAGCTCGAGATGTTCGACGAGCTGTTCCACGGGTTCATCGCCCAGCACGGCAGGACGTGGGAAAAAAACGACTTCAACGATGACATCATGTGGATGGTCATCGCTTGTGCGAGGGCGCATCTCGCCACGGGGAATGAGGAGTATCTCGCGGTGGCCAAGGAGAATTTCGATCTCTGCTACGCGCGGGCCATTTCAAAGGATCTGGGAGGCGGCCTGTGGTGGAAGACGGACAACAAATCCAAGAACGCCTGCGTGAACGGACCGGGAGCCATCGCCGCATTCCTGCTGGGCCTCGCGACGAAGGATACGTCCTACACCACCAAGGCGCGCGAGCTTTTCCTGTGGGAACGCGAGACGTTGTTCGACAAGCGCACCGGCCGGATCTTCGACAGCATCGAGAAGAACGGCAAGGTGCACAACTTCGCGCTCACCTACAACCAGGGCACCTTCGTCGGCGCGGCGAATCTGCTGGGCTACAATGACGAGGCCCGCCTTGCCGCGAAATTCACGATGGAGAAACTGTGCAGGGACGGCTATCTGCCGGCTTCCGGGGAAAACGGCGACGGCGGCGGGTTCAACGGCATCGGGGTGCGCTGGATCGCACGCTTCATGAAGGACCAGCGCGAGCAGGCCACCTTCGAACCCTGGCTCCAGAAAAACGCGGAGGCCGCATGGCAGGCCCGCCGCACGGAGGACAACCTTTCCTGGTGTGCTTGGCCGAAGCCCACCCCTCCGGGTCCGAGGCATGCGTGGGGATGCAGCAACGCTGTAGTCATCATGCAGACCGTCCATCCGCCGGAGCCGGAGAAAAAGCAGTGA
- a CDS encoding aminotransferase class I/II-fold pyridoxal phosphate-dependent enzyme: protein MAANPEETLRQLAAEGLLRGQRPLDSPTGTRITREGRTLWNFASNDYLGLARHPEIEAALIEGVERYGAGAAASRLVCGTLPPHRLLENAIARAKQAEAALTFSSGFATALGAIPAIVGKNDFVILDKLSHACLVDGARLSGATLRIFPHNDLAKLERLLASCREKSASARVLVVTESVFSMDGDVCPLREIVELTESHGALLLLDEAHAFGVLGENGMGLAEQENLQHRIAFQMGTLSKAAGLSGGYLAASRAWIDLLANRARSFVYTTAPPPALAHAAIRSLELIVSDEGKSLRAKLRANISRLSQGNTPIVPKILGTNEAVLAAAAALEGAGFLVPAIRYPTVPRGTARLRISLSAAHAPETIDALAAGLAGIR, encoded by the coding sequence ATGGCCGCCAATCCTGAAGAAACCCTCCGCCAGCTCGCGGCCGAGGGATTGTTGCGCGGACAACGCCCGCTGGATTCCCCGACCGGGACACGGATCACGCGGGAAGGCAGGACTCTCTGGAACTTCGCGTCAAACGACTACCTCGGACTCGCCCGCCATCCTGAGATCGAGGCAGCCCTGATCGAAGGAGTGGAACGCTACGGCGCGGGTGCCGCCGCCTCCCGGCTCGTCTGCGGCACCCTGCCCCCTCACCGCCTGTTGGAAAATGCCATTGCCCGGGCCAAACAAGCCGAAGCGGCGCTCACCTTCAGTTCTGGCTTTGCCACAGCCCTGGGAGCCATTCCGGCCATCGTTGGGAAAAACGACTTCGTCATCCTCGACAAGCTGTCCCACGCCTGCCTCGTGGATGGCGCACGGCTCTCAGGCGCGACTCTGCGGATCTTCCCCCACAACGATCTGGCGAAACTCGAACGCCTGTTGGCGTCCTGTAGGGAAAAATCCGCCTCCGCCAGGGTCCTCGTCGTCACGGAGTCGGTATTCAGCATGGATGGCGATGTCTGCCCGCTGCGCGAGATCGTCGAGCTGACCGAAAGCCATGGAGCGCTCCTTCTGCTTGATGAAGCCCATGCCTTCGGAGTGCTGGGCGAAAACGGCATGGGTCTCGCCGAACAGGAAAATCTCCAACACCGCATCGCATTCCAGATGGGAACCTTGAGCAAGGCCGCCGGCTTGTCCGGTGGTTACCTCGCCGCCTCCCGCGCCTGGATTGATCTGCTCGCCAACCGCGCCCGTTCCTTTGTCTACACCACCGCTCCCCCTCCGGCGCTGGCGCACGCGGCCATCCGCTCGCTCGAGTTGATCGTTTCGGACGAAGGGAAATCCCTGCGCGCGAAGCTGCGAGCCAATATTTCCCGGCTTTCGCAAGGCAACACGCCCATCGTCCCGAAGATCCTGGGAACGAACGAGGCGGTTCTCGCCGCCGCCGCCGCTCTCGAAGGCGCCGGTTTCCTCGTCCCGGCCATCCGTTATCCAACGGTCCCCCGGGGTACGGCAAGACTGCGGATCAGCCTCTCCGCGGCACATGCTCCGGAAACCATCGATGCGCTGGCGGCAGGTCTGGCCGGAATCCGTTAG
- a CDS encoding phosphodiester glycosidase family protein, protein MRFFIWPAAFLSLTACFPAKPPAVKPSAPGAAVAKPQVAAASLPPPSVLPPPRPASPVTPPRVTIREISGITFEGVSFDSRSHRLRVVDQPGGPTSRFADSSSAAKANGGIAAVNAGFFTPEGAPLGLVVSDGKISGSWNTSSLGSGVWYEAPGGGNAITRRETLGRPGAAAMSGLLQAGPLLIENHRPVSGLEATKPSVRMLILWDGGTGWWIGRGSTCTLAQLGSALAGGSPAGWPIRSALNLDGGRSSDLWISESVSGGPLLRRSPWNRPVRNFLVLVPR, encoded by the coding sequence ATGCGATTTTTCATCTGGCCGGCGGCTTTCCTCTCCCTCACCGCCTGTTTCCCAGCGAAGCCTCCCGCCGTGAAACCTTCCGCACCGGGAGCTGCGGTTGCAAAACCTCAGGTAGCGGCAGCCTCTCTCCCACCCCCGTCGGTTTTGCCGCCCCCACGTCCTGCCTCACCCGTCACGCCACCACGGGTCACCATACGCGAAATCTCCGGCATTACCTTTGAGGGAGTGTCATTCGACTCCCGCAGCCACCGCCTCCGCGTGGTGGACCAGCCCGGAGGACCAACCTCCCGGTTCGCGGATTCTTCCTCGGCCGCGAAAGCCAACGGAGGAATCGCCGCGGTGAACGCCGGATTCTTCACCCCCGAGGGTGCGCCTCTCGGTCTCGTCGTATCGGATGGGAAAATATCAGGAAGCTGGAACACCTCGTCGCTCGGCAGCGGGGTGTGGTATGAAGCACCAGGTGGCGGCAATGCCATCACCCGGCGGGAGACGCTCGGACGCCCGGGTGCCGCCGCCATGAGCGGGCTCCTCCAAGCCGGACCGCTTCTCATCGAAAACCACCGCCCGGTCAGCGGACTGGAAGCCACGAAGCCAAGCGTCCGGATGCTCATCCTCTGGGATGGCGGAACCGGTTGGTGGATCGGCCGTGGCTCCACCTGCACCCTCGCGCAGCTAGGCAGCGCCCTCGCCGGCGGCTCCCCCGCGGGATGGCCCATCCGCTCCGCGCTGAATCTCGACGGCGGCAGGTCTTCGGACTTGTGGATTTCCGAATCCGTCTCCGGCGGCCCCCTTCTCCGCCGCTCGCCATGGAACCGCCCGGTCAGGAATTTTCTCGTGCTGGTGCCGCGCTGA
- a CDS encoding UTP--glucose-1-phosphate uridylyltransferase has protein sequence MGNFDAFEIKMTAAGMGDAAIRAFRRNYEALLRNETGLIPEETISPAQGLPSFEDISNAEADESLLSQAVVIKLNGGLGTGMGLQGPKSLLSVREGVNFLDLMARQILDLRKTSGTNVRLLLMNSFNTSEGTLAHLTHYQSQGLSEASEVELMQNQIPKIDAATFAPAEWPADPGLEWCPPGHGDLYPALVGSGWLDRLLAEGVKYAFVSNSDNLGAILDPAILTYFAKSGSPFLMEVTRRTAADRKGGHLAVRKSDGRLLLREVAQCPDEDVDAFQDIERHQYFNTNSLWLRLDLLKEQLAADSGVLPLPMIRNNKTVDPRDKKSTPVVQLEVAMGAAIECFEGAAALDVPRSRFAPVKTTSDLLALRSDAYEVLEDGQVRLAAEREGVPPNIILSDDYKLVDQLDPLGVPGLIGCRSLKITGPVHFEEGVVIEGDVEIHNTTPERLIVRSGTYKDQTIGL, from the coding sequence ATGGGAAACTTCGACGCCTTCGAGATCAAGATGACCGCCGCCGGGATGGGAGACGCCGCCATCCGCGCCTTCCGCCGGAATTACGAAGCGCTCCTTCGCAATGAAACGGGCCTTATCCCCGAAGAAACGATTTCCCCGGCGCAGGGATTGCCCTCTTTCGAGGATATTTCCAATGCGGAAGCGGACGAATCCCTGCTTTCTCAAGCCGTCGTCATCAAGTTGAACGGCGGGCTTGGCACCGGGATGGGACTCCAAGGTCCGAAAAGCCTGCTCTCCGTGCGCGAAGGGGTGAACTTCCTCGATCTCATGGCGCGCCAGATCCTCGACCTCCGCAAGACCAGCGGCACGAACGTCCGCCTGCTGCTCATGAACAGCTTCAACACCAGCGAAGGCACGCTGGCGCACCTGACGCATTACCAGTCCCAAGGCCTTTCGGAAGCTTCGGAGGTGGAGCTGATGCAGAACCAGATCCCGAAAATCGACGCCGCGACGTTCGCTCCCGCCGAGTGGCCTGCGGATCCCGGCTTGGAGTGGTGTCCGCCGGGGCACGGCGACCTTTACCCGGCGCTGGTCGGCAGCGGCTGGCTGGACCGTCTTCTGGCGGAAGGAGTGAAATACGCCTTCGTCTCGAATTCCGACAACCTCGGAGCCATCCTCGATCCCGCCATTCTCACCTATTTCGCGAAATCCGGCTCGCCGTTCCTGATGGAAGTCACCCGCCGCACCGCCGCTGACCGCAAGGGCGGCCATCTGGCCGTGAGAAAGTCCGACGGGCGCCTGCTCCTGCGGGAGGTGGCCCAGTGTCCGGATGAGGACGTGGATGCGTTCCAGGACATCGAGCGTCACCAATATTTCAACACCAACAGCCTGTGGCTGCGACTGGACCTGCTCAAGGAGCAGCTTGCCGCGGATTCGGGCGTCCTGCCGCTGCCGATGATCCGGAACAATAAGACCGTGGATCCGCGCGACAAGAAATCCACCCCGGTGGTCCAGTTGGAGGTCGCCATGGGAGCCGCCATCGAATGCTTCGAGGGTGCCGCCGCGCTGGACGTGCCGCGCAGCCGCTTCGCCCCGGTGAAAACGACTTCCGATCTGCTTGCCTTACGATCAGATGCTTACGAGGTATTGGAGGATGGCCAGGTAAGGCTTGCCGCTGAACGGGAAGGGGTTCCGCCCAACATCATCCTGTCGGATGACTACAAATTGGTGGATCAACTGGATCCGTTGGGGGTGCCGGGATTGATCGGCTGCCGTTCGTTGAAAATCACCGGCCCGGTTCATTTCGAGGAAGGTGTTGTCATCGAGGGAGATGTGGAGATTCATAACACAACACCCGAACGCCTGATCGTCAGATCCGGAACCTATAAGGATCAGACGATCGGACTTTGA
- a CDS encoding excinuclease ABC subunit UvrB → MPFRLVSDYQPEGDQAQAIAKLTKSLATGNQHQTLLGVTGSGKTFTMANLIRNHGKPTLIMSHNKTLAAQLYSEFKNFFPHNAVEYFVSYFDYYQPEAYIPRSDTYIEKDSAINDEIERLRLSTMGSLLTRQDTIVVASVSCIYGLGSPDDYQNMMVPVWVGQKLTREEFLGSLVSMLFERNDIAFGRGKFRVRGDVVEVHPAYLDETAIRVEFFDDEVERITSIHTLTGHVIDRLENHTFFPAKQFVTSGDKMKRAMTAIREEAKEQVAFFEKEGKLIEAQRLRMRTDYDLEMMSEMGFCQGIENYSRHITGREPGARPYTLLDFFPRDFLLLVDESHATIPQVGGMYEGDKSRKTVLVDHGFRLPSALDNRPLRFEEFMQMTGQRVYVSATPGAFEVVNSRPENKTFIQVKGKDDKGRSISLFDLKKARIKPSGNEQAVGDFHPERRGTALVVEQIIRPTGLLDPVLTLRPLKGQIDETIELCRQRVERNERVLITTLTKKTAEDLSEYLLGTGLKVRYLHSDIDAVERVEILRQLRAATFDILIGINLLREGLDLPEVSLVCILDADKEGFLRNETSMIQTAGRAARHVAGECVIFCDKITDSIQALLDVTEYRRTRQKEHNEAYGITPQSVKRAVQQSLHTHEFAKEHADKLNSSLVADDVAAYDKLRVIAELEEEMREASSRLEFERAAHLRDQIKSLKEDAPAQIQKPVKYPTGRKGRSKK, encoded by the coding sequence ATGCCTTTCCGACTTGTGAGTGACTACCAGCCTGAGGGAGATCAGGCACAGGCGATTGCGAAGCTGACGAAATCGCTCGCCACGGGAAACCAGCACCAGACCCTTCTCGGGGTCACGGGATCCGGCAAGACCTTCACCATGGCGAACCTGATCCGGAACCACGGGAAACCGACGCTGATCATGTCGCACAACAAGACGCTGGCGGCGCAGCTTTACTCGGAGTTCAAGAACTTCTTCCCGCACAACGCGGTGGAGTATTTCGTTTCCTACTTCGACTACTACCAGCCGGAAGCCTACATCCCCAGGAGCGACACCTACATCGAGAAGGATTCCGCGATCAACGACGAGATCGAGCGGTTGCGGCTGAGCACCATGGGCTCCCTGCTGACCAGGCAGGACACCATCGTGGTCGCGTCGGTCTCCTGCATCTATGGTTTGGGATCGCCGGATGATTACCAGAACATGATGGTCCCGGTGTGGGTGGGACAGAAGCTGACGCGCGAGGAATTCCTCGGCTCGCTGGTGAGCATGCTTTTCGAGCGGAACGACATCGCCTTCGGACGGGGGAAATTCCGTGTGCGCGGGGACGTGGTGGAGGTCCATCCGGCCTACCTGGACGAGACGGCGATCCGTGTGGAGTTTTTCGATGACGAGGTGGAGCGGATCACGAGCATCCACACATTGACCGGCCATGTGATCGACCGCCTGGAGAACCACACGTTTTTCCCGGCGAAGCAGTTCGTGACATCCGGCGACAAGATGAAGCGGGCGATGACGGCGATCCGCGAGGAGGCGAAGGAGCAGGTCGCTTTTTTCGAAAAAGAGGGCAAGCTCATCGAAGCGCAGCGCTTGAGGATGCGGACGGATTATGATCTGGAGATGATGTCGGAGATGGGATTCTGCCAGGGGATCGAGAACTACTCGCGGCACATCACCGGCAGGGAGCCGGGCGCGCGACCTTACACCCTGCTGGATTTCTTCCCGAGGGATTTCCTGCTGCTGGTGGACGAGAGCCACGCGACCATCCCGCAGGTGGGCGGAATGTATGAGGGGGACAAGAGCCGGAAGACGGTGTTGGTGGATCACGGCTTCCGCCTGCCCAGCGCGCTGGACAACAGGCCTCTGCGGTTCGAGGAATTCATGCAGATGACGGGCCAGCGGGTATACGTTTCGGCGACGCCGGGCGCGTTCGAGGTCGTGAACTCCCGGCCCGAGAACAAGACCTTCATCCAGGTGAAGGGCAAGGATGACAAGGGGAGGAGCATCTCGTTGTTCGATCTGAAAAAGGCCCGCATCAAGCCCAGCGGAAACGAACAGGCGGTGGGCGACTTCCACCCGGAGCGGCGCGGAACGGCGCTGGTGGTGGAGCAGATCATCCGTCCCACCGGATTGCTGGACCCGGTGCTCACCCTGCGTCCTCTGAAGGGCCAGATCGATGAAACCATCGAGCTATGCCGCCAGCGGGTGGAGCGGAACGAGCGGGTGCTCATCACGACCCTGACGAAAAAGACGGCCGAGGACCTGAGCGAGTATCTGCTGGGAACCGGACTCAAGGTGCGCTACCTGCACTCGGACATCGACGCGGTGGAGCGGGTGGAGATCCTGCGCCAGCTGAGGGCGGCGACGTTTGACATCCTCATCGGCATCAACCTGCTGCGGGAGGGATTGGATCTTCCGGAGGTGTCGCTGGTCTGCATTCTGGACGCGGACAAGGAAGGGTTCCTGAGGAATGAAACCTCGATGATCCAGACGGCGGGCCGGGCCGCGCGCCACGTGGCCGGAGAGTGTGTCATTTTCTGCGACAAGATCACGGACTCGATCCAGGCGCTGCTGGATGTGACCGAATACCGGCGCACCCGCCAGAAGGAGCACAACGAGGCTTACGGAATCACGCCCCAGAGCGTGAAGCGAGCGGTGCAGCAGAGCCTCCACACCCATGAATTCGCGAAGGAGCATGCGGACAAGCTGAACAGCTCGCTGGTGGCCGACGATGTCGCCGCATACGACAAGCTGCGGGTGATCGCGGAGCTCGAGGAGGAAATGCGCGAGGCCTCGTCCCGGTTGGAATTCGAGCGGGCCGCCCATTTGCGCGACCAGATCAAGTCCCTCAAGGAGGATGCTCCCGCCCAGATCCAGAAGCCGGTCAAATATCCGACCGGCCGGAAGGGGCGATCGAAGAAATGA
- a CDS encoding FKBP-type peptidyl-prolyl cis-trans isomerase — translation MPETPSDVAAAPADAEKTTSGLASKVLQKGKGEAHPAAADTVTVHYSGWTTDGKLFDSSVKRGTPASFPLNGVIKGWTEGVQLMVEGEKRRFWIPANLAYGENPGGGRPGGLLVFDVELLGIKPAPKPPAVPEDVAAAPESAEKTTSGIASRVLKKGTGEAHPKATDQVQVHYSGWTTDGKLFDSSILRNEPIVFPLNQVIPGWTEGVQLMVEGEKRRFWIPGKLAYGDSPPPGAPAGTLVFDVELLKIVK, via the coding sequence ATGCCTGAAACACCATCCGATGTAGCCGCCGCACCCGCCGATGCCGAGAAAACAACCTCCGGCCTTGCTTCCAAAGTCCTGCAAAAAGGAAAAGGCGAAGCCCATCCCGCGGCAGCGGATACGGTGACCGTCCATTATTCCGGCTGGACCACCGACGGCAAGCTCTTCGACAGCTCGGTGAAGCGCGGCACCCCTGCGAGTTTCCCTCTCAACGGCGTCATCAAGGGCTGGACCGAAGGTGTCCAGCTCATGGTGGAAGGAGAAAAGCGCCGCTTCTGGATTCCTGCGAATCTCGCCTACGGTGAAAATCCCGGTGGCGGACGTCCCGGCGGACTTCTCGTTTTCGACGTCGAATTGCTTGGCATCAAGCCGGCCCCAAAGCCACCCGCCGTCCCGGAAGACGTTGCCGCCGCTCCTGAAAGTGCTGAAAAGACAACATCCGGCATCGCCTCCCGGGTTCTGAAAAAAGGAACGGGCGAAGCCCATCCCAAGGCCACCGATCAGGTGCAGGTCCATTACTCCGGCTGGACAACCGACGGAAAACTTTTCGACAGCTCGATCCTCCGTAACGAGCCCATCGTCTTCCCTCTCAACCAGGTGATCCCCGGCTGGACCGAGGGCGTCCAACTGATGGTCGAAGGCGAGAAGCGCCGTTTCTGGATCCCGGGGAAACTTGCCTACGGCGACAGCCCGCCTCCGGGAGCACCTGCCGGCACGCTTGTTTTTGACGTGGAGCTCCTGAAAATCGTCAAATAA
- the rimK gene encoding 30S ribosomal protein S6--L-glutamate ligase, whose translation MKILILSRNPKLYSTDALVTAAAARGHEVRVVDYLRCYMNITSRKPRIYVDGEELVADAVIPRIAAKHTFYGNAVVRQFEMMNVFTLNESVAIARSRDKLRSLQILAKRGVGLPVTGFAHHTEATGELIKMCGGAPLVIKLLEGTQGVGVVLAETANAAESVIEAFKDLNANILVQEFIKEADGADIRCIVVGGKVVASMKRQAAPGEFRSNLHRGGTAQKEKISPEERAVAISAAKAMGLNVAGVDLLRSNHGPVVMEVNSSPGLEGIEQSSKKDVAGMIIEFIERSAVKPPKPTKSTDK comes from the coding sequence ATGAAAATCCTGATCCTTTCCCGCAACCCGAAGCTCTACAGCACCGACGCACTCGTCACCGCCGCCGCCGCGCGGGGCCACGAGGTGCGCGTGGTGGACTACCTGCGTTGCTACATGAACATCACCTCCCGCAAGCCGCGCATCTACGTGGACGGTGAGGAGCTCGTCGCGGATGCCGTCATTCCGCGCATCGCGGCAAAGCATACGTTTTATGGAAACGCGGTGGTCCGGCAGTTCGAGATGATGAACGTCTTCACGCTCAACGAATCCGTGGCGATCGCCCGCTCGCGCGACAAGCTGCGTTCTCTGCAGATCCTCGCCAAGCGCGGGGTCGGCCTGCCCGTCACCGGCTTCGCCCACCATACCGAAGCCACCGGCGAGCTCATCAAGATGTGCGGCGGCGCACCGCTGGTGATCAAGCTGCTGGAAGGCACCCAGGGGGTCGGCGTCGTGCTCGCGGAGACCGCCAACGCGGCGGAGTCCGTGATCGAGGCATTCAAGGATCTGAACGCGAACATTCTCGTCCAGGAGTTCATCAAGGAAGCCGATGGAGCGGACATCCGCTGCATCGTCGTGGGCGGCAAGGTGGTCGCCTCCATGAAACGCCAGGCGGCCCCGGGCGAGTTCCGTTCGAATCTCCACCGCGGCGGCACGGCACAGAAGGAAAAGATTTCTCCGGAGGAACGCGCCGTCGCCATCAGCGCGGCGAAGGCGATGGGCCTCAACGTCGCGGGAGTGGACCTGCTCCGCTCCAATCACGGCCCGGTCGTCATGGAGGTGAACTCGTCGCCCGGCCTCGAAGGCATCGAGCAATCGTCCAAGAAAGATGTGGCGGGCATGATCATCGAATTCATCGAAAGGTCCGCGGTGAAGCCACCGAAACCAACCAAGTCCACGGACAAGTAA
- a CDS encoding HAD family hydrolase: MASIGPFSFPSSGYDAVIFDCDGTLVDSMPAHFEAWCEALALYGAGGVFKEDVFFAMGGRPTLDIVVELNDEYNLKLDPTAVAMAKREAFLKRLNTVTLIEEVAAFAESLRGKVPMAIATGGSRMVIEKTLQVVGISDWFEEVVTADDVAEGKPAPDIFLRAAKLMGVAPTKCLAVEDAPAGILAAQRAGMQVIGVPSPLVSC; this comes from the coding sequence ATGGCAAGTATCGGTCCCTTCTCGTTCCCGTCCTCTGGTTATGACGCTGTAATTTTCGATTGCGACGGCACGCTCGTCGACTCGATGCCCGCGCACTTCGAAGCATGGTGCGAGGCTCTCGCCCTCTACGGGGCGGGCGGCGTCTTCAAGGAAGACGTGTTTTTCGCCATGGGCGGCCGACCCACCTTGGATATCGTGGTCGAGCTGAATGACGAGTACAACCTGAAACTCGATCCCACCGCCGTGGCCATGGCCAAGCGGGAGGCTTTCCTAAAGCGCTTGAACACCGTCACCCTGATCGAGGAGGTCGCCGCGTTCGCCGAAAGCCTTCGTGGCAAGGTGCCGATGGCCATCGCCACAGGCGGCTCGCGCATGGTCATCGAGAAGACCCTTCAGGTCGTCGGCATTTCAGACTGGTTCGAGGAAGTGGTGACGGCGGATGACGTGGCGGAGGGAAAGCCAGCTCCTGACATTTTCCTGAGAGCTGCCAAACTCATGGGCGTCGCGCCTACCAAGTGCCTTGCGGTGGAAGACGCGCCGGCCGGAATTCTCGCCGCCCAGCGTGCCGGAATGCAGGTCATCGGCGTCCCGTCGCCGCTGGTTTCCTGCTGA
- a CDS encoding D-alanyl-D-alanine carboxypeptidase family protein, with amino-acid sequence MSRLSCVHLAALAFTAALISSCGGNPPPPISRAGQNLPSEQKPGAPVHVAAIPQTPPPPIAAESAIVIDVASGRVLYAKNADSPRAVASTQKIITALCVLDAGDIDKPVTIQPSDTACEPTKLNLKSGDVYTRRELTKALMVKSANDVARSLARDVGGSQEGFSDLMNQKAASLGMRNSHFINPNGLPQAGQYSTARDMAIAARAAYRSPLIRSFTATKSMTFRFNDGRTRELENTNKLLKTVPYCDGLKTGTTNAAGRCLVASGSLNGRSVITVVLKSNTPNIWKDSSKLLAWALERPASGS; translated from the coding sequence ATGTCACGCCTGTCCTGTGTCCATCTCGCCGCCCTCGCATTCACTGCGGCGTTGATCTCTTCCTGCGGTGGAAATCCTCCACCTCCCATCTCCCGCGCCGGCCAGAATCTCCCATCGGAACAAAAGCCAGGCGCGCCCGTCCACGTCGCCGCCATCCCGCAAACCCCGCCTCCGCCCATCGCCGCGGAGAGCGCCATCGTCATCGACGTCGCCAGCGGTCGCGTGCTCTACGCGAAGAACGCCGATTCCCCGCGTGCCGTCGCAAGCACCCAGAAGATCATCACCGCCCTCTGCGTGCTGGATGCCGGAGACATCGACAAGCCCGTCACCATCCAGCCCTCCGACACCGCTTGCGAACCCACCAAACTGAATCTCAAATCGGGCGACGTCTACACCCGCCGCGAACTGACCAAGGCCCTCATGGTGAAGAGCGCCAACGATGTCGCACGCTCGCTCGCCCGTGATGTCGGCGGCAGCCAGGAGGGGTTTTCCGACCTGATGAACCAGAAAGCCGCCTCGCTCGGCATGCGGAACTCCCACTTCATCAACCCGAACGGGCTTCCGCAAGCCGGCCAATACTCCACGGCCCGCGACATGGCCATCGCCGCGCGCGCCGCCTACCGCAGCCCGCTCATCCGCTCCTTCACCGCCACCAAGTCGATGACCTTCCGTTTCAATGACGGGCGCACCCGCGAACTGGAAAACACCAACAAGCTTCTCAAGACCGTTCCGTATTGTGATGGCCTCAAAACCGGTACTACCAATGCGGCAGGCCGCTGTTTGGTTGCAAGCGGCTCTCTCAACGGCCGGTCGGTGATCACGGTCGTTCTGAAATCCAACACTCCGAACATCTGGAAAGATTCGAGCAAACTTCTCGCCTGGGCGCTCGAACGCCCGGCGTCCGGCAGCTGA